A stretch of the Pantoea nemavictus genome encodes the following:
- a CDS encoding RraA family protein encodes MSGFRIITRTRKASAQQIAAYQDLPVANISDAMHRLTAGGANLRPYHAGGYMAGAALTVKCRPGDNLLVHYALNIAEPGDVIVVDAGGEVTNAIVGELMLTYAAKKRIAGVVINGAVRDSQSIRKNALPVYAAGVTHRGPYKDGPGEVNVPISLNGMVIEAGDLIVGDDDGVLCVPYQQIDEIHALASERRSGEIAKLQAIAEGRNKRDWVEKKLRELGCIFPA; translated from the coding sequence ATGAGCGGTTTCCGCATAATAACCAGAACGCGAAAAGCCAGTGCGCAGCAAATAGCGGCCTACCAGGATTTACCGGTGGCAAATATTAGCGATGCCATGCACCGCCTGACGGCAGGCGGTGCCAATCTGCGTCCTTATCACGCCGGTGGATATATGGCGGGTGCTGCGCTCACGGTGAAGTGTCGGCCAGGTGATAATTTGCTGGTGCACTATGCATTGAATATTGCAGAGCCGGGCGATGTGATTGTGGTGGATGCTGGCGGCGAGGTGACCAACGCCATTGTCGGCGAACTCATGCTGACGTATGCGGCGAAAAAACGCATTGCAGGCGTGGTGATTAACGGCGCGGTGCGTGACAGCCAAAGTATTCGAAAAAATGCCTTGCCGGTGTATGCGGCGGGCGTTACTCATCGCGGACCTTATAAAGACGGTCCTGGTGAAGTGAATGTGCCCATTTCACTCAACGGTATGGTGATTGAGGCGGGCGATTTAATTGTGGGCGACGACGACGGCGTGCTCTGTGTGCCGTATCAACAAATCGATGAGATACATGCGCTTGCCAGCGAGCGCCGCAGTGGCGAAATCGCCAAACTGCAGGCTATTGCGGAAGGGCGCAATAAACGCGATTGGGTCGAGAAAAAATTGCGCGAGTTGGGCTGCATTTTTCCTGCTTAG
- a CDS encoding metal ABC transporter permease, with the protein MSELLLSPFQFEFMNMALITTLVLSLPCAMLSAFLVLKGWSLLGDAMSHAVFPGVVIAWLIGLPYAIGAFIAGMVCAVATGYISENSRIKPDTVMGIVFSGMFGAGLVLYLKLQPEVHLDHILFGDMLGISLADIIQTVVIAVIVSVLIGMKWRDLLLHAFDPNQARACGINGKLMHYGLLCLISLTIVAALKSVGVILSISMLIAPGAIALLLARRFLHVMLLAMGIAMVTGFSGVYASFFLDSAPGPTIVVIYAALFVLAFMFVTVRDRRTQQVQS; encoded by the coding sequence ATGAGTGAATTATTGCTGAGCCCCTTCCAGTTCGAATTTATGAACATGGCGCTGATCACCACGTTGGTGCTGTCGCTGCCGTGCGCGATGCTGTCGGCCTTTCTGGTGCTTAAAGGCTGGTCGTTGCTGGGTGATGCGATGAGCCACGCGGTGTTTCCCGGCGTAGTGATCGCCTGGCTGATTGGTTTGCCCTACGCTATCGGCGCCTTTATCGCCGGAATGGTGTGCGCCGTCGCCACCGGCTATATCAGCGAAAATAGCCGCATCAAACCCGATACGGTAATGGGAATTGTCTTCTCGGGCATGTTTGGCGCAGGTTTGGTGCTGTACCTGAAGCTGCAACCTGAAGTGCATCTCGACCACATTTTGTTCGGCGATATGTTGGGCATTAGCCTGGCGGATATCATTCAGACCGTGGTGATCGCTGTGATTGTCAGCGTGCTGATTGGCATGAAATGGCGAGATTTACTGCTGCATGCGTTCGATCCCAATCAGGCGCGCGCCTGCGGCATCAACGGCAAACTGATGCATTACGGCTTGCTGTGTCTGATTTCATTAACCATCGTCGCCGCGTTGAAATCGGTAGGGGTGATTTTGTCGATTTCCATGCTGATTGCGCCAGGCGCCATTGCCTTGCTGTTGGCGCGCCGTTTTCTGCATGTGATGCTGCTGGCGATGGGCATTGCCATGGTGACGGGTTTCAGCGGCGTCTATGCGTCGTTCTTCCTCGATAGCGCACCGGGTCCAACCATCGTGGTGATTTATGCCGCGCTGTTTGTGTTGGCGTTTATGTTTGTAACGGTGAGAGATCGCCGCACGCAGCAGGTGCAAAGCTGA